One genomic window of Geodermatophilus sp. DSM 44513 includes the following:
- a CDS encoding DUF808 domain-containing protein → MAAGLAALLDDVAVLARAAAASVDDIGAAAGRASMKATGVVVDDAAVTPQYVRGLAAEREIPIVRRIALGSLRNKLLIILPAILLLSQFLPWLLTPILMIGGAYLCYEGAEKIWEKVGGGHHEAAASDEAPPDEDTIVSGAVRTDFILSAEIMVISLNEVVDEGFWSRAAILAVVAIAITVLVYGFVGLIVKMDDVGLRLSQRPGAGVARFGRGLVKAMPKLLATLTVVGMAAMLWVGGHILLVGTDELGFHLLYDALHSVEEVVHDATGALGGVLAWVVDTLASALVGLAVGALIVTVVTLTVHRRKAHAGSH, encoded by the coding sequence GTGGCCGCTGGACTCGCAGCCCTGCTCGACGACGTGGCGGTGCTGGCGCGCGCCGCCGCGGCCTCGGTCGACGACATCGGGGCCGCCGCCGGACGGGCAAGCATGAAGGCCACCGGCGTCGTCGTCGACGACGCCGCCGTCACGCCGCAGTACGTCCGGGGCCTGGCCGCCGAGCGGGAGATCCCGATCGTGCGGCGGATCGCGCTGGGGTCGCTGCGCAACAAGCTGCTGATCATCCTGCCCGCGATCCTGCTGCTCAGCCAGTTCCTGCCCTGGTTGCTCACCCCGATCCTCATGATCGGCGGGGCCTACCTCTGCTACGAGGGCGCGGAGAAGATCTGGGAGAAGGTCGGCGGCGGCCACCACGAGGCCGCGGCCTCCGACGAGGCGCCGCCGGACGAGGACACCATCGTGTCCGGGGCGGTGCGCACCGACTTCATCCTGTCCGCAGAGATCATGGTCATCTCGCTCAACGAGGTGGTCGACGAGGGCTTCTGGTCCCGGGCGGCGATCCTCGCCGTGGTCGCGATCGCCATCACCGTGCTCGTCTACGGCTTCGTGGGCCTCATCGTGAAGATGGACGACGTCGGGCTGCGGCTGTCCCAGCGCCCCGGCGCGGGCGTGGCCCGGTTCGGCCGCGGGCTGGTCAAGGCGATGCCGAAGCTGCTGGCCACCCTCACCGTGGTCGGCATGGCCGCCATGCTGTGGGTCGGCGGGCACATCCTGCTGGTGGGCACCGACGAGCTAGGCTTCCACCTGCTGTACGACGCCCTCCACTCCGTGGAGGAGGTCGTCCACGACGCCACCGGCGCCCTCGGCGGGGTGCTCGCCTGGGTCGTCGACACGCTGGCCAGCGCGCTCGTCGGGCTCGCCGTCGGCGCCCTGATCGTCACCGTCGTGACCCTCACCGTCCACCGGCGCAAGGCGCACGCCGGCTCCCACTAG
- a CDS encoding sigma-E factor regulatory protein RseB domain-containing protein, which yields MAARGTLARWAAVALLVTVLVALPSVVAALPADDADVPAADLRAAVLAASDVGFSGYAVSAGGLALPVSDRLTAAADLFSDRTLMRVWWRDPDEHRVDVVAAAGETGVHRDPGGTWTWDFEAGTATRGRPASLALPAPPDLLPAALGRRLLSEATDEEVTRVGARRVAGRDALGLRVVPAEPASSVARVDVWVDPASGLPLQVQVFGEDAVLPALDTRFLDLDLAVPPADVVAFTPPPDATVLTAPDTEGLIAEAGERAPDVRLPPELAGLPRRSFHGVPGAVGVYGRGVTLLAAVPVPQRLAAGLREALTASPEAVVDPLGTRVAAGPLGLMLAERPGGPAYVLTGTVTLDALGEAARRLPGAPA from the coding sequence ATGGCCGCACGGGGGACGCTCGCCCGCTGGGCGGCCGTCGCCCTGCTCGTGACGGTGCTCGTGGCGCTGCCCTCGGTCGTCGCCGCGCTGCCCGCCGACGACGCCGACGTGCCGGCGGCCGACCTGCGCGCCGCCGTCCTGGCCGCCTCCGACGTCGGCTTCTCCGGCTACGCGGTGTCGGCCGGCGGGCTGGCCCTGCCGGTGTCCGACCGGCTCACCGCCGCCGCCGACCTGTTCAGCGACCGCACGCTGATGCGGGTGTGGTGGCGCGACCCGGACGAGCACCGGGTCGACGTGGTCGCCGCCGCCGGGGAGACCGGCGTGCACCGCGACCCCGGCGGCACCTGGACCTGGGACTTCGAGGCCGGCACCGCCACCCGCGGCCGGCCGGCCTCCCTGGCGCTGCCCGCCCCGCCGGACCTGCTGCCCGCCGCGCTCGGCCGCCGGCTGCTGTCGGAGGCCACCGACGAGGAGGTCACCCGCGTCGGCGCCCGCCGGGTGGCCGGCCGTGACGCGCTCGGCCTCCGGGTGGTCCCGGCCGAGCCGGCCTCGTCCGTGGCCCGGGTCGACGTGTGGGTGGACCCGGCCAGCGGCCTGCCGCTGCAGGTGCAGGTCTTCGGCGAGGACGCCGTCCTGCCCGCGCTGGACACCCGCTTCCTGGACCTCGACCTCGCCGTCCCCCCGGCGGACGTCGTCGCCTTCACCCCGCCGCCGGACGCCACCGTGCTCACCGCGCCAGACACCGAGGGGCTGATCGCCGAGGCCGGCGAGCGGGCGCCGGACGTGCGCCTCCCGCCCGAGCTCGCCGGCCTGCCGCGGCGGTCGTTCCACGGGGTGCCCGGCGCGGTCGGGGTCTACGGCCGCGGGGTGACCCTGCTGGCCGCCGTCCCGGTGCCGCAGCGGCTGGCCGCCGGGCTGCGCGAGGCGCTGACCGCCAGCCCGGAGGCCGTCGTCGACCCCCTCGGCACGCGGGTCGCCGCGGGGCCGCTCGGGCTGATGCTGGCCGAGCGCCCCGGCGGGCCGGCCTACGTGCTCACCGGCACGGTCACCCTGGACGCGCTCGGCGAGGCCGCCCGCCGGCTCCCCGGGGCCCCCGCGTGA
- a CDS encoding ABC transporter ATP-binding protein produces the protein MTPVIRTRGLVKRYGRLRAVDGIDLDVRAGDVYGFLGANGSGKTTTVRMLLGLVLPTAGEVELLGQRMPRAGRRVLPRVGALVEGPAHHGHLSGRTNLSLIDAAGPGGSRRTRRARIDQVLDQVGLGGIDRRPVRAYSLGMRQRLGLAAALLRRPELLVLDEPTNGLDPQGITEIRELLLELNRGGTTVFLSSHLLAEVEQLCTRVGVLDRGRLVLQDELARLTAPTGATVVDTPEVPRVRAVLDGRVLGADGGRVVVRGADPAEVNARLVAAGVPVTGLALQRPTLEEVVLAAAGTSADRVEGPR, from the coding sequence GTGACCCCGGTCATCCGGACCCGCGGGCTGGTCAAGCGCTACGGCCGGCTGCGCGCGGTCGACGGCATCGACCTCGACGTCCGCGCCGGTGACGTCTACGGGTTCCTCGGCGCCAACGGCTCGGGCAAGACCACGACCGTGCGGATGCTGCTCGGCCTGGTGCTGCCCACCGCCGGTGAGGTGGAGCTGCTCGGCCAGCGGATGCCCCGCGCCGGACGCCGGGTGCTGCCCCGGGTGGGCGCCCTGGTCGAGGGGCCGGCGCACCACGGGCACCTGTCCGGGCGGACCAACCTCTCGCTCATCGACGCCGCCGGCCCGGGCGGCTCCCGGCGCACCCGCCGCGCACGGATCGACCAGGTGCTCGACCAGGTCGGCCTGGGTGGCATCGACCGCCGTCCCGTGCGCGCCTACTCCCTGGGCATGCGCCAGCGGCTCGGGCTGGCCGCGGCGCTGCTGCGCCGTCCGGAGCTGCTGGTCCTCGACGAGCCCACCAACGGCCTGGACCCGCAGGGCATCACCGAGATCCGCGAGCTGCTGCTGGAGCTCAACCGCGGCGGGACGACGGTGTTCCTCTCCAGCCACCTGCTGGCCGAGGTGGAGCAGCTGTGCACCCGGGTCGGCGTGCTCGACCGCGGCCGGCTGGTGCTGCAGGACGAGCTGGCCCGGCTGACCGCACCCACCGGCGCGACCGTGGTGGACACCCCGGAGGTCCCGCGGGTGCGCGCGGTGCTCGACGGACGGGTGCTGGGCGCCGACGGCGGGCGGGTCGTGGTGCGCGGCGCGGACCCGGCCGAGGTCAACGCCCGGCTGGTCGCCGCCGGCGTGCCGGTCACCGGGCTGGCGCTGCAGCGGCCGACGCTGGAGGAGGTGGTGCTCGCCGCGGCCGGCACCAGCGCGGACCGGGTCGAGGGGCCGCGGTGA
- a CDS encoding ABC transporter permease subunit, translating into MIGVELRKLFRRPRTWVTIAVLNALPVLVAVLLQLTDLAPRPGEGPPFLSAVLTNGALFPLAALAIVLPLFLPIAVAVVAGDAVAGEAQAGTLRYLLARPAGRTRLLLAKLVALMAFVLVTVLVVAAVGYLVGTTLFEAQPTGGTTSVSGTSLTQTELAGRSAMAIGYVTVSMLGVAAFGLFFSTLTDSPLAAALGALAVLVTSSLLFTLDAASPIAPYLPTRYWLAFVDLFRDPVLWRDVVRGLALQGVYVGVLLAAAWANFTTKDVTS; encoded by the coding sequence GTGATCGGCGTCGAGCTGCGCAAGCTGTTCCGCCGGCCGCGCACCTGGGTGACGATCGCCGTCCTGAACGCGCTGCCGGTGCTCGTCGCCGTCCTGCTGCAGCTGACCGACCTGGCGCCCCGGCCGGGGGAGGGGCCGCCGTTCCTGTCCGCCGTGCTCACCAACGGGGCGCTGTTCCCGCTGGCCGCGCTGGCCATCGTGCTGCCGCTGTTCCTGCCGATCGCGGTCGCCGTCGTCGCCGGGGACGCCGTCGCCGGGGAGGCGCAGGCCGGCACGCTGCGCTACCTGCTGGCCCGCCCCGCGGGGCGCACCCGGCTGCTGCTGGCCAAGCTGGTGGCGCTCATGGCGTTCGTGCTGGTCACCGTGCTGGTCGTGGCGGCCGTGGGCTACCTCGTCGGGACGACGCTGTTCGAGGCCCAGCCGACCGGCGGGACGACGTCGGTGTCGGGCACCTCGCTGACCCAGACCGAGCTGGCCGGTCGCAGCGCCATGGCCATCGGCTACGTGACGGTGTCCATGCTCGGCGTCGCGGCCTTCGGGTTGTTCTTCTCCACCCTCACCGACTCCCCGCTGGCCGCCGCCCTCGGCGCGCTGGCGGTGCTGGTGACCTCCTCGCTGCTGTTCACCCTGGACGCCGCCTCGCCGATCGCGCCCTACCTGCCCACCCGATACTGGCTGGCCTTCGTCGACCTGTTCCGCGACCCGGTGCTGTGGCGCGACGTCGTCCGCGGCCTGGCGCTGCAGGGGGTCTACGTCGGGGTGCTGCTCGCCGCGGCGTGGGCCAACTTCACCACCAAGGACGTCACCAGTTGA
- a CDS encoding alpha/beta fold hydrolase gives MLAGLSPARRRLVAALLALVVVAVLAGGTAWLLDRPSVTTGAPVAQERPGPVLLVPGYGGSTAALRPLADRLTAQGRDAAVVEVPGNGTGDLGAAADALAAAAEAALQSSGAGSVDVVGYSAGGVVARLWAADGGADVARRIVTLGSPHHGTALADLAGQLAPEQCGDACRQLAPGSPLLSELNAGDETPEGPAWVSIWTAQDQTVTPPESARLDGALELPVQSVCAQARVGHGELPRDPLVQAMVLEQLGAAPPSALGPDDCARLSAG, from the coding sequence GTGCTCGCCGGTCTCTCCCCCGCCCGCCGCCGCCTGGTCGCCGCCCTGCTGGCCCTCGTCGTCGTCGCCGTCCTGGCGGGTGGGACGGCATGGCTGCTGGACCGGCCGTCGGTGACCACCGGCGCCCCGGTGGCCCAGGAACGGCCCGGCCCGGTGCTGCTGGTGCCCGGGTACGGCGGGTCGACCGCGGCGCTGCGTCCGCTGGCCGACCGGCTGACCGCGCAGGGCCGCGACGCCGCGGTGGTCGAGGTCCCCGGCAACGGCACCGGCGACCTGGGTGCCGCGGCCGACGCGCTGGCGGCGGCGGCCGAGGCGGCGCTGCAGAGCAGCGGCGCCGGCAGCGTGGACGTCGTCGGCTACTCCGCCGGCGGGGTGGTCGCCCGGCTGTGGGCCGCGGACGGCGGGGCGGACGTCGCCCGGCGGATCGTCACCCTCGGCTCACCGCACCACGGCACCGCGCTGGCCGACCTCGCCGGGCAGCTGGCCCCCGAGCAGTGCGGCGACGCCTGCCGTCAGCTGGCTCCCGGCAGCCCGCTGCTGAGCGAGCTCAACGCCGGGGACGAGACGCCGGAGGGCCCGGCCTGGGTGTCCATCTGGACCGCGCAGGACCAGACGGTGACGCCACCGGAGTCCGCGCGGCTGGACGGGGCGCTGGAGCTGCCGGTGCAGTCGGTGTGCGCGCAGGCCCGGGTCGGCCACGGCGAGCTGCCGCGCGACCCGCTGGTGCAGGCGATGGTGCTCGAGCAGCTCGGCGCCGCCCCGCCATCCGCCCTGGGGCCGGACGACTGTGCCCGCCTCAGCGCCGGCTGA
- a CDS encoding CDP-alcohol phosphatidyltransferase family protein, producing the protein MGAVLSREEYLAAWSTWHGGTDPAGSRLVRGWLSMVYALARPTRRLPPVAVTAAGLLVAAAAVVPAAAGDLWLVPAGLLVGVSAVLDGLDGALAIATGRASRRGFVLDSAVDRLSEAAFAAALWVAGAPGWLAAAFGALCWLPDYLRARAGQAGVSETGQISVWERPTRVAMTGFTLGGAGVVSGLDLAGAVATSGTAVGCLLGVVGVAQLGTSLRRALAD; encoded by the coding sequence GTGGGCGCCGTGCTGAGCCGCGAGGAGTACCTCGCCGCCTGGTCGACCTGGCACGGCGGCACCGACCCGGCCGGCAGCCGGCTGGTGCGCGGCTGGCTGTCCATGGTCTACGCCCTCGCCCGCCCCACCCGGAGGCTGCCGCCGGTCGCGGTCACCGCCGCAGGCCTGCTGGTCGCCGCGGCCGCCGTCGTCCCGGCCGCCGCCGGAGACCTGTGGCTGGTCCCGGCGGGGCTGCTCGTCGGGGTGTCCGCCGTCCTCGACGGCCTGGACGGGGCGCTGGCCATCGCCACCGGGCGCGCCTCGCGGCGGGGGTTCGTCCTCGACTCCGCCGTCGACCGGCTCAGCGAGGCCGCGTTCGCCGCCGCGCTGTGGGTCGCCGGCGCCCCTGGCTGGCTGGCCGCGGCCTTCGGCGCGCTGTGCTGGCTGCCGGACTACCTGCGCGCCCGCGCCGGGCAGGCCGGCGTGTCCGAGACCGGCCAGATCTCGGTGTGGGAGCGGCCCACCCGGGTGGCGATGACCGGGTTCACCCTGGGCGGGGCGGGGGTGGTGTCCGGTCTGGACCTCGCCGGCGCGGTGGCCACCAGCGGGACGGCGGTCGGCTGCCTGCTCGGGGTGGTCGGCGTCGCCCAGCTCGGGACGTCGCTGCGCCGGGCCCTGGCCGACTGA
- a CDS encoding carbohydrate kinase family protein, which yields MPVAVTGSIATDHLMTFPGKFTEQFVEGQMENVSLSFLVDDLVQHRGGAGANMAYGLGLLGLAPVLVGAVGSDFGDYDSWLTRHGVDTASVHWSQLKHTARFVCTTDAVNNQIASFYSGAMSEAASIELTPVAERVGGLDLVVVGPNDPTAMVRHTSECRTRGYAFVADPSQQLAWADGEMIRDLVDGAELLFTNEYEAALLLQKTGWSDTEVLDRVGTWVTTRAADGVLVRQAGVAPIEVIAVPETKPVEPTGGGDALRAGFIAGRVWGLGLERATQLGSAVATEAVEVIGTQEYELQREPFLARFADAFGADAADEVAAHLP from the coding sequence GTGCCCGTCGCCGTCACCGGCTCCATCGCCACCGACCACCTGATGACCTTCCCGGGGAAGTTCACCGAGCAGTTCGTCGAGGGCCAGATGGAGAACGTGTCGCTGTCCTTCCTCGTCGACGACCTGGTCCAGCACCGCGGGGGAGCCGGCGCCAACATGGCCTACGGCCTGGGCCTGCTCGGCCTCGCGCCGGTGCTCGTCGGCGCCGTGGGGTCGGACTTCGGCGACTACGACTCCTGGCTGACCCGGCACGGCGTGGACACCGCCTCGGTGCACTGGTCGCAGCTCAAGCACACCGCCCGGTTCGTGTGCACCACCGACGCGGTGAACAACCAGATCGCCTCCTTCTACTCGGGCGCCATGAGCGAGGCGGCGTCCATCGAGCTGACGCCGGTCGCCGAGCGGGTGGGCGGGCTGGACCTCGTGGTCGTCGGCCCCAACGACCCGACCGCGATGGTGCGGCACACGAGTGAGTGCCGGACGCGCGGCTACGCCTTCGTCGCCGACCCCAGCCAGCAGCTGGCCTGGGCCGACGGCGAGATGATCCGCGACCTGGTCGACGGCGCCGAGCTGCTGTTCACCAACGAGTACGAGGCCGCGCTGCTGCTGCAGAAGACCGGCTGGAGCGACACCGAGGTGCTCGACCGGGTCGGCACCTGGGTCACCACCCGCGCGGCCGACGGCGTGCTGGTCCGCCAGGCCGGTGTCGCGCCGATCGAGGTGATCGCCGTCCCGGAGACCAAGCCGGTCGAGCCCACCGGCGGCGGCGACGCCCTGCGCGCCGGGTTCATCGCCGGGCGGGTGTGGGGCCTGGGCCTGGAGCGGGCCACCCAGCTCGGCTCGGCGGTGGCCACCGAGGCCGTCGAGGTCATCGGCACCCAGGAGTACGAGCTGCAGCGCGAGCCGTTCCTCGCCCGCTTCGCCGACGCCTTCGGTGCCGACGCCGCCGACGAGGTCGCCGCCCACCTGCCGTGA
- a CDS encoding flavin reductase family protein, which translates to MTSPNARVHFDPAAMDGGAFYRVVNSVVVPRPIAWVATRSAEGLVNLAPHSFYTVACVSPPVVQFTSVGRKDTLDNVEATGEFTVSLTPESLFEQVNATGTDFPHGVSEAEEVGVVLEPAERVGVPRVAESPVSIECTLHSTVRLGDSTVVFGRVELVSVFESAVEGGRPRVEQLRPLARLGGNEWTTLGEVREIKRIPYRTWAEDPSIGEQLRGS; encoded by the coding sequence GTGACCAGCCCGAACGCGCGCGTGCACTTCGACCCGGCGGCCATGGACGGCGGCGCCTTCTACCGGGTGGTGAACTCCGTGGTGGTGCCGCGCCCGATCGCCTGGGTGGCCACCCGGTCGGCCGAGGGGCTGGTGAACCTGGCGCCGCACTCCTTCTACACGGTCGCCTGCGTGTCGCCGCCGGTCGTGCAGTTCACCTCGGTCGGGCGCAAGGACACGCTGGACAACGTGGAGGCGACCGGCGAGTTCACCGTGAGCCTCACCCCGGAGTCGCTGTTCGAGCAGGTCAACGCCACCGGCACCGACTTCCCGCACGGGGTCAGCGAGGCCGAGGAGGTCGGCGTCGTCCTGGAGCCGGCCGAGCGGGTCGGCGTCCCCCGGGTCGCGGAGTCGCCGGTGTCGATCGAGTGCACGCTGCACTCGACGGTGCGGCTGGGCGACAGCACGGTGGTGTTCGGCCGGGTCGAGCTGGTCAGCGTGTTCGAGTCCGCGGTCGAGGGCGGGCGGCCGCGCGTCGAGCAGCTGCGACCGCTGGCCCGCCTGGGCGGCAACGAGTGGACGACGCTGGGCGAGGTCCGCGAGATCAAGCGGATCCCCTACCGGACGTGGGCCGAGGACCCCTCCATCGGCGAGCAGCTCCGCGGCAGCTAG
- a CDS encoding glycosyltransferase family 2 protein codes for MTGRLLRGLSGAAVAGALHAAVNAALLRRPPAGPAPVRRAVTVVLPVRDEEAQVGGCLAAVLAQQGVADLRVVVVDDGSTDGTADVVRAVADPRVRLVRAAEPPPGWLGKPHACATGADAGDPGEDGVLVFLDADVRLFPDAVAGAVAVLDTHGLDLVSPWPRPVTATPAERLVQPLGPWLWVTTLPVRVAERSARPSLTAANGQFLVVRRSAYLRAGGHEGVRGEVIEDVALARAVKRAGGRAVPVDGSRLAACRMYDGWPALRAGYAKSLWASVGGSPVASLAGAAGLTAVWVVPAVAALRGSRAGLVGYAAGVAGRAVSAAATGSRVWPDSLAHPLSVLLFDVLLAGSVAGRRRGTLTWRGRPVGGVRAVRETMTG; via the coding sequence GTGACCGGGCGGCTGCTGCGGGGCCTGTCCGGGGCGGCCGTGGCCGGCGCGCTGCACGCGGCGGTGAACGCGGCGCTGCTGCGCCGTCCCCCGGCCGGGCCCGCGCCGGTGCGCCGCGCGGTCACCGTCGTGCTGCCGGTGCGCGACGAGGAGGCGCAGGTCGGCGGCTGCCTGGCCGCGGTGCTCGCCCAGCAGGGCGTGGCAGACCTGCGGGTCGTCGTGGTGGACGACGGCTCGACCGACGGCACCGCCGACGTGGTGCGCGCGGTCGCCGACCCGCGGGTGCGGCTGGTCCGTGCCGCCGAGCCGCCGCCCGGGTGGCTGGGCAAGCCGCACGCCTGCGCCACCGGCGCGGACGCGGGCGACCCGGGCGAGGACGGCGTGCTGGTGTTCCTCGACGCCGACGTCCGGCTGTTCCCGGACGCCGTCGCCGGCGCGGTCGCCGTGCTGGATACGCACGGCCTGGACCTGGTCTCCCCGTGGCCGCGGCCGGTCACCGCCACGCCGGCCGAGCGGCTGGTGCAGCCGCTGGGGCCGTGGCTGTGGGTCACCACGCTGCCGGTGCGGGTGGCCGAGCGGTCGGCCCGGCCGTCGCTGACCGCGGCCAACGGCCAGTTCCTCGTCGTCCGCCGGTCGGCCTACCTGCGGGCCGGCGGGCACGAGGGCGTGCGCGGCGAGGTGATCGAGGACGTCGCGCTGGCCCGGGCGGTGAAGCGGGCCGGCGGCCGGGCGGTGCCGGTGGACGGGTCGCGGCTGGCCGCCTGCCGGATGTACGACGGCTGGCCGGCGCTGCGGGCCGGCTACGCCAAGTCGCTGTGGGCCTCGGTCGGCGGGTCGCCGGTGGCCAGCCTCGCGGGAGCCGCCGGGCTGACCGCCGTGTGGGTGGTGCCCGCCGTGGCCGCGCTGCGCGGGTCGCGGGCCGGGCTGGTCGGCTACGCGGCGGGCGTGGCCGGGCGGGCGGTGTCGGCCGCGGCGACCGGCAGCCGGGTCTGGCCGGACTCGCTGGCCCACCCGCTGTCGGTGCTGCTGTTCGACGTCCTGCTGGCCGGGTCGGTGGCCGGGCGGCGACGCGGCACGCTGACCTGGCGCGGCCGCCCGGTCGGCGGGGTGCGGGCGGTCCGGGAGACGATGACCGGGTGA
- a CDS encoding carotenoid biosynthesis protein has translation MSGLLEARAVRRPAGAPWVPAVLLVLTAIAYPLLDPGPARDAVSWTIVLLGSAVSVAHATVSRGARTGAGVLGVTAATAVVFESVGLATGFPYGQYTYSDDLGPTLLGVPFLVPLAWLMMAWPSWLLARRLTAGVRPARQRPARVAVAAGVFAGWDVVLDPQMVQAGYWTWAYPQPSLPGIDTVPLTNLAGWLLAGAVLMTLLDLLAVGAAPRTGDGAPLLVLGWMTLGGALAHAVWLGLPGSAAWGVLLAVPVLVALAVQARRS, from the coding sequence GTGAGCGGTCTGCTCGAGGCGCGGGCGGTCCGCCGCCCGGCCGGCGCGCCGTGGGTGCCGGCGGTGCTGCTCGTGCTCACCGCGATCGCCTACCCGCTGCTGGACCCCGGCCCGGCCCGCGACGCGGTCAGCTGGACCATCGTGCTGCTCGGCTCGGCGGTGTCCGTGGCGCACGCGACGGTCAGCCGGGGTGCGCGCACCGGGGCCGGCGTGCTGGGCGTCACCGCGGCCACCGCGGTCGTCTTCGAGTCCGTCGGGCTGGCCACCGGCTTCCCCTACGGGCAGTACACCTACAGCGACGACCTCGGGCCCACGCTGCTCGGCGTCCCGTTCCTCGTGCCGCTGGCCTGGCTGATGATGGCCTGGCCCAGCTGGCTGCTGGCCCGCCGGCTCACCGCCGGTGTGCGGCCCGCCCGGCAGCGGCCGGCGCGGGTCGCGGTCGCGGCGGGCGTGTTCGCCGGGTGGGACGTCGTCCTCGACCCGCAGATGGTGCAGGCCGGCTACTGGACGTGGGCGTACCCGCAGCCCTCGCTGCCGGGCATCGACACGGTGCCGCTGACCAACCTGGCCGGCTGGCTGCTGGCCGGTGCCGTGCTCATGACGCTGCTGGACCTGCTCGCCGTCGGCGCGGCCCCGCGCACCGGGGACGGCGCGCCGCTGCTGGTGCTGGGCTGGATGACCCTCGGTGGTGCGCTCGCCCACGCCGTCTGGCTGGGGCTGCCCGGGTCCGCGGCGTGGGGGGTGCTGCTCGCCGTCCCGGTGCTGGTCGCCCTGGCGGTGCAGGCCCGGAGGTCGTGA
- a CDS encoding NAD(P)/FAD-dependent oxidoreductase produces the protein MRAADATADAVVVGAGHNGLVAACYLARAGLRVEVVERDEVLGGAVSTVERWPGVRVDRGSSAHVIVRSSGIVEELDLAAHGLRYVDCDPWGFAPAPSPGDPGPDGRPLVFSVDLDATCASVAAACGEADAAAYREFVAVWGPRSRAVVDSFGRRPTVGGLARSFWPIGAPSDGRPRTSGGDIAVDFLGSGDALLDRWFSSERLKAALAWFGAQSGPPMSEPGTAAMVAWVTLLHDTPPGHPVGGSGGLTEALGRRLEADGGRVTLGDGAARLLVDGGRVTGVQTVSGRRVEAPVVVAACHVLATRDLAGEHAPPALADAAPPVGNGFGLVVRAHTDAPPAYPGVDPALALGGLQLLCTDRAVLAAAHGDWLGGRLPREPVPLAMCFSATDDTLAPPGQHVVTIWGQWYPYALADGGDWDALAEREAARLIAAVDRFAPGFAASVLRTYVQTPLLLERELALLRGNVMHVEMGLASMFGFRPTPALSGMRVPGLAGLYLAGASTHPGGGVSGNSGRTAARTVLGDRGLPARARETLSHGLARGLARVRR, from the coding sequence GTGAGGGCGGCCGACGCCACCGCCGACGCCGTCGTCGTCGGCGCCGGGCACAACGGGCTGGTCGCCGCCTGCTACCTGGCCCGCGCGGGGCTGCGGGTGGAGGTCGTCGAGCGCGACGAGGTGCTCGGCGGCGCGGTCTCCACCGTGGAGCGCTGGCCCGGCGTCCGCGTCGACCGCGGGTCCAGCGCGCACGTCATCGTGCGGTCCAGCGGCATCGTCGAGGAGCTGGACCTCGCCGCCCACGGCCTGCGCTACGTCGACTGCGACCCGTGGGGCTTCGCGCCCGCCCCCTCCCCCGGCGACCCCGGCCCGGACGGGCGGCCGCTGGTCTTCTCCGTCGACCTGGACGCCACCTGCGCCTCCGTCGCGGCCGCCTGCGGGGAGGCCGACGCCGCCGCGTACCGCGAGTTCGTGGCGGTGTGGGGCCCGCGCAGCCGGGCGGTCGTCGACTCCTTCGGCCGGCGTCCCACGGTGGGCGGCCTGGCCCGCTCCTTCTGGCCCATCGGCGCCCCCTCCGACGGCCGGCCGCGGACCTCCGGCGGTGACATCGCCGTCGACTTCCTCGGCTCCGGGGACGCGCTGCTGGACCGCTGGTTCAGCAGCGAGCGGCTCAAGGCGGCGCTGGCCTGGTTCGGTGCGCAGTCCGGCCCGCCGATGTCCGAGCCCGGCACCGCGGCGATGGTCGCCTGGGTGACGCTGCTGCACGACACCCCGCCGGGGCACCCGGTGGGCGGCTCCGGCGGGCTCACCGAGGCGCTGGGCCGCCGGCTGGAGGCCGACGGCGGCCGGGTCACCCTCGGCGACGGCGCGGCGCGGCTGCTGGTGGACGGCGGCCGGGTGACCGGCGTGCAGACGGTGTCCGGACGGCGGGTCGAGGCCCCCGTGGTCGTCGCCGCCTGCCACGTGCTGGCCACCCGCGACCTGGCCGGGGAGCACGCGCCGCCGGCGCTGGCCGACGCCGCGCCCCCGGTGGGCAACGGCTTCGGCCTGGTGGTCCGCGCGCACACCGACGCCCCGCCGGCCTACCCCGGCGTGGACCCCGCGCTGGCCCTGGGTGGCCTGCAGCTGCTGTGCACCGACCGGGCGGTGCTGGCCGCCGCGCACGGCGACTGGCTGGGCGGGCGGCTGCCGCGCGAGCCAGTGCCGCTGGCGATGTGCTTCTCCGCGACCGACGACACCCTCGCCCCGCCCGGGCAGCACGTGGTGACCATCTGGGGGCAGTGGTACCCCTACGCGCTGGCCGACGGCGGGGACTGGGACGCGCTCGCCGAGCGCGAGGCGGCGCGGCTCATCGCCGCCGTCGACCGGTTCGCGCCCGGCTTCGCCGCCTCGGTGCTGCGCACCTACGTGCAGACCCCGCTGCTGCTGGAGCGGGAGCTGGCCCTGCTGCGGGGCAACGTGATGCACGTGGAGATGGGGCTGGCCAGCATGTTCGGCTTCCGGCCGACGCCGGCGCTGTCCGGCATGCGGGTGCCGGGCCTGGCCGGGCTGTACCTGGCCGGCGCCTCCACCCACCCCGGCGGCGGGGTGTCGGGCAACTCCGGGCGGACGGCGGCGCGCACCGTGCTCGGCGACCGGGGGCTGCCCGCCCGCGCCCGGGAGACGCTGTCCCACGGGCTGGCCCGCGGGCTGGCCCGGGTGCGCCGGTGA